One window from the genome of Streptomyces sp. NBC_00287 encodes:
- a CDS encoding CDP-alcohol phosphatidyltransferase family protein, which translates to MALNNTYDARLVQQETALGAGVQILVLALLGTAIGMGPAGWLTGLAFAVATWAVLSRALHRSRLRSFGPANRVTLGRSILVGGVTALVADSFQSPPPLTLLVGLTAVALILDGVDGKVARRTGTSTALGARFDMEVDAFLILVLSVYVSMAQGPWVLLIGGMRYGFVAAARFWPWLNAPLPPSTARKTVAALQGVFLLLAASGLLPHLVEFGVVATALAALVWSFGRDILWLWRTSRVQEVVEAEAEDLVSV; encoded by the coding sequence GTGGCCCTGAACAACACTTACGACGCGAGGCTGGTCCAGCAGGAGACGGCGCTCGGAGCGGGCGTCCAGATCCTGGTGCTGGCGCTGCTCGGCACGGCGATCGGCATGGGGCCCGCGGGCTGGCTGACCGGACTCGCCTTCGCCGTCGCCACCTGGGCGGTACTCTCCCGGGCCCTGCACCGCTCCCGGCTGCGCTCCTTCGGCCCCGCCAACCGGGTCACCCTGGGCCGCTCCATCCTGGTCGGCGGCGTCACCGCGCTGGTCGCGGACTCCTTCCAGAGCCCGCCGCCGCTGACACTGCTGGTCGGGCTGACGGCGGTTGCCCTGATCCTCGACGGCGTCGACGGCAAGGTCGCCCGCCGCACCGGCACCTCGACCGCGCTGGGCGCCCGCTTCGACATGGAGGTCGACGCGTTTCTGATCCTGGTGCTCAGCGTCTACGTCTCGATGGCGCAGGGCCCGTGGGTGCTGCTGATCGGCGGTATGCGCTACGGCTTTGTCGCCGCCGCCCGCTTCTGGCCGTGGCTGAACGCCCCGCTGCCGCCGAGCACGGCCCGCAAGACGGTGGCCGCGCTCCAGGGCGTGTTCCTGCTGCTGGCCGCCTCGGGTCTGCTGCCGCACCTCGTCGAGTTCGGCGTCGTCGCCACGGCGCTCGCGGCGCTGGTGTGGTCGTTCGGGCGGGACATCCTGTGGCTGTGGCGGACCTCGCGGGTTCAGGAGGTCGTCGAGGCGGAGGCGGAGGATCTGGTCTCCGTCTGA